One Cryptomeria japonica chromosome 9, Sugi_1.0, whole genome shotgun sequence genomic window carries:
- the LOC131071854 gene encoding major strawberry allergen Fra a 1.07, translating to MVAGSFSIEIESPVEAKRLWKATLDTHNLLPKQAPGLISGITLVQGDGGVGTIRHVKFTPVNKDFSYVKEKVDLIDEANMVYGFSHVEGGVLGKKVASVSYKIKYTPKPGSGCITTYSCNYDSLPGVPHDEAKIEEIKANSTGLFKQVEEYLIANPTLYC from the exons ATGGTGGCAGGAAGTTTCAGTATTGAAATAGAGTCTCCAGTGGAGGCAAAAAGGCTGTGGAAAGCAACTCTGGACACCCACAATTTATTGCCAAAGCAAGCTCCAGGGCTCATTTCAGGCATCACACTTGTTCAAGGTGATGGAGGAGTTGGCACCATTCGACACGTTAAGTTCACTCCAG TCAACAAGGATTTTAGCTATGTGAAAGAGAAAGTGGACTTAATTGATGAGGCCAACATGGTTTATGGTTTCAGCCATGTGGAAGGGGGAGTTTTGGGGAAAAAAGTGGCCTCAGTAAGCTACAAAATTAAATACACCCCCAAACCAGGGAGCGGATGCATAACAACCTATAGCTGCAACTATGATAGCCTCCCTGGTGTTCCCCATGATGAAGCCAAAATTGAGGAGATCAAGGCCAATAGCACTGGTTTGTTCAAGCAGGTGGAGGAATATCTTATTGCCAATCCCACCTTATACTGTTGA